GattaaagtatattttatACAAGGGTAGGTGCAAAAAGTTCCTACCTATACTAGCGCTATactaaaatatattataattaaaatctTTATGCCTTAATTATTAGTTTTACTAGTAAttctattaataatcttttttttatttaaatcATCTTTATTAACCNNNNNNNNNNNNNNNNNNNNNNNNNNNNNNNNNNNNNNNNNNNNNNNNNNNNNNNNNNNNNNNNNNNNNNNNNNNNNNNNNNNNNNNNNNNNNNNNNNNNCGGACCGAGTTTCGGATCTTCTCTTTTTGTGACTCCAGGACGAGACTTGCCATTGCACGGATGCAAAAGTTGTTTGGGTTGGAGACAGTAATAGCCTGGACAATAGGAATAGCACCTTGCCAAACGTCGAAGGTATTCTCAACAGCCCCAACGGTAACCATGGAGCCACCGCTGGCGCCATAAATGTAGCCATAGATCTTTCGATCAGACTTATAATACCTAGCAGCAATAGTTCGCGACAACTTGGCcacggcagcatcagcacgATAGCCTCCACCTCCAGCTACATGGTTAGTATACCCGCCGCTGTCGGCACCGAAGCCAATCTCGTGGTCTTCAGCAGTCGAGTTCTGCAGAGGGTAGACCATCTGAAAAAACCTTCCATCCCACCCTGATTCTGGAAGGTAGATATTGAAGTCGATATTGGTCCCACTGAAGTGCCCTGAGACCCTCCGGTGTGCGACGGGAGTGGCGAAGTCTTGCTCAGCGTCAATGATGGCTGTGTTATAAGTGGAATCTACGCAGTCAGCCGTGACTTGGACGGCTCCATTGTTGGTAACACATGCAGGGCCCTTGGCTACGATAGGAGACGTTATAGGCTCGACAGTGGCAGCAAAGGCAGTGGTGGCACAAAAGCATGACCTCGATTCCCAGTGAGCTTATGCCTTAAGATAAAGTGTGAGAACTTACTTACCAGACTTGCCTCGCAGTGAATGAGAACATTGTTGCAAGATAGCTAGAGTGGATAAAGGTCTCGCCAAGGCTAGAGCTGGTGGCGATGGAGCGTATGATTCAGACGAGATATTTCTCTTTCCAATGGAGCTTCCAAGCCTTTATATTGTTATTCGAAGTGCGTTCCCTCCATCAAGACCAGGTTCACTCTTCTAAGCTTACTATAAAGGCTTGATGTTCTCACTACTGATCCCTGCCGCTTTCCCCAgcttattcttcttttgttcATGGTAAAATATGAAAGGATCATGGTCTAGACCTAGCTTGAGGGCAAATGATGTGAATTGATGTCTGCGAATGGACGGAATAAGCTAGTAATAGGATTCATGGGGTAATGTGGGGCAACAAGGGGTATATTGCCCGATCATATGGTTAAACTATATCTAAACGGACGCCCCTGCTGTGTGTAGAAAACCGACGCAAAGTTTAACTCTAGGTAGCTAGTCACATCCCTTCATCCCACCCCATCGTGATGCGGGGCATGCTAGCGTAATCCACTACAGCGCGGAGCCAAGGCTTTTAACTCTACGTCCTGTAGTAAGACCGCAAGCATCGATGTCCCCATAGTGTGAAGTTGGTCCGAAAGATCCGGGGCAAACCACACTCGGTCTCGATTAGACCGAGACTTAGATGTCAAATGACTTCGTTCAAGGGGAAGAAATGGTACTAGCCAACTGGCTATACCTTTTAGGAACACTGAAGTAGCTTCTCTCAACAAAGATATCCCGAGAGGAAGCGGATCATTGCAAACAGAGTCACGATCGAGACAAGTATTGGTCAGTTCCACAGACTCCTGTAAGGCTAGTAGACTACCCTTGACCTTTTCAGAGCGCTTTGGCTTGCCATATAGGGCCTGTGGAGTTTCCACTGCGCCATGCTGCCAGATTATGCCTGATTGATTTCCACCCTGCATCTTCCAAGCCGCCTAGCACCCCGCGCATCACGGAGTGGTGGCGAACACAGTCTGGTCTATTGAGGAGGTTTTTTGACGAGATACAGCCACTGGACTGCCTAAGCATCATCTGGCAACAGGGATGATTGCAAATGAGCCTGCGACACGCGTACAGCATACGTCCTAATAACTCCATTCAATACTGTAATCTTCTTTTTTGAGTTGGTAGGCGGCAGCGTTCGGGTAACTGCTCGGCCTGCAGTTGTTTCTAATGGAACAGCCCACGTAGAATCTTTTTTTCATCTTTGTAACATCAAGGGACCCGGCTGTGCGCTTGTATCCGCCACTTCGTACATCATCTCGGAAGAGTAATCCACAAAGAATAACCGTGGCCCAGAGCAAAGCCGTATTTAACGCCGAGCTTGCGTCGCATGCAATCCCTCGGCCAGCTTTTAACCTTCCTTCTCCACAGTCAAGCCAattctcttcctttttcaGCATACCAAAACAAATTTCACCATGGTGTTGGTAGATGTCCAGGTCGCGAACGTTCATTTCCAGCATCACCAACCTCAGTACAGTCTTGGCCTGGATGATCCTAGACCAAGAGTTTCATGGATCTTGGTTACTGAAAACACCTTCATACAGACTGCGTATGAAATTGAGATTACTCAACATCCCCCAACGTCAACTACACAAAATGATGTCGCTATCACTCAAAATCGGCAAACCTGTTTCAAAATAGAGTCGAGCGCTTCACAGTTGGTGCCGTGGCCCGACAAGAATTCTCTAAAACCCCGTCAAAGGATCTCTATACGTATAAGAGCCTTTGACGGCCAGAACGTTACGTCTTGGAGCCAGGGGACGTTCTACGAAACTGGACTGATGACGAGAGAGAACTGGGCTTGCCAAAGGATTAGCTCGGCTCAGCTTGTCCAGGGAAGCAGCTCATCCCAGCAAGAGCAACTGCTTTGTAAAGCTTTCGGAACCAGGTCCTGCCCAATCACGAGGGCAAGATTATACGTCGTGGTCCAAGGTGTTTATGAAGCAGAGCTGAACGGTCATCGCGTCAGTGATGACTTTTTAGCTCCTGGATGGACAGTTTACGATAATCGTATCCGGTACCAGACATACGACGTAGCTGCCCTACTCAAATCCTCTCATCAGAACTGCCTTGGCTTTCGTCTTGCTGATGGTTGGTTCTGTGGACGCCTTGGTTTCTTTGGCGGCCAACAACACCGATGGGGTCCTTTTTCTACTTTGATGGCACAACTTGAGATAACATACGAAGATGGAACGGTAGATTCGGTAATTTCAGACTCGAGCTGGTACTCGATACCGGGACCTGCAACCAAAGCCGAGCTGTATGACGGAGAAAAGTACGACGCTAACCTCGCGATCCGACATTGGTCTAGCGAGAGCCCCTCGGCTGATGCAGGCTGGGAATCAGTTACTGTACTTGATCCTTTGCCTGCATCTGTTGGACTTGTTTCCGGTTGCTCGGAACCTGTTCGCCGAGTAGAAACCATCCGTCCCGTTAAACTTATAACCACGCCCTCAAACAAGACAGTCGTTGATTTTGGCCAGAATCTTGTCGGATATGTACGAATCAAGGGAATCAAGGGGCCAAAACACCACAAGATCGAGCTTCGTCATGccgaggttcttgaacaCGGTGAACTTGGCCTTCGACCCCTCCGCTTTTGTGAAGCGACTGATGTGTATATTTGTGACGGCGACGCATCTGCTCATTCATGGGAACCTAAATTCACTTTTCATGGCTTTCGGTACTGTCAGATCGATGGTATGGCACATGACAGTACTCCTCTCGATTTAGTGGAGGCTGTTGTTTGCCATACTGACATGAGAGCCGTGGGAGACTTCTCATGCTCCAATGAGAACCTCAACAAGCTCTTCAGCAATGCACGCTGGAGCACGAAAGGAAACTTTCTTTCCATCCCTTCAGATTGCCCACAGAGAGATGAGCGTCTAGGGTGGACTGGAGACATTGCTCAATTTGCTCCGGCTGCCGTGAAGCTATTTGACTGTCACGGCTTCCTGGAAGACTGGATGGTTGATGTGGGATATGATCAAGATTGCCGAAAAGGTATCCCAGCATATGTCACACCCAACATATTTGGTGAGGATGTTGGAATCTGGAACCTTCCCCTGCCTGTCGCGATTTGGCATGATGTGGTTGTACTGGTACCATGGGCTCTCTACATGGCGTCTGGTGACACGCAGATCCTCAGTGACAACTATGACAGTATGAAGAGGTGGATCGAATCTATACCGCGGGATGATAAAGCGCAGAGAAGGTTATGGGCCAGGGAGTCATTTCAACTGGGTGTAAGTGATGCCATGACTGGATTCTGTCAGTGGCTGCTTGTTATCTAACACTTTATAGGATTGGCTAGACCCAACGGCACCACCAGAACAGCCAATGGCCGGGTCTACAGACCCCATTCTAGTGGCAGATGCATTTCTCACTCGTTCATTAGATTTGATGGCTCGTGTTGCGACTGCACTGAACAAGTTACAAGATGCTCAATGCTACGCTCTAGCGGCAGTCGACTGCCGTCAAGAGTTTCTGGAAGAATACGTGTCACCAAGAGGCCGCATTAGCTCAGATTCTCAGACAGCTTATGCTTTGGCAATCTGCTTCGAGCTAGTATCCAATGATCAACTGTCCTATGCAGGTCAGCGTCTGGCTACCATCATGAGGAGAAACCAGTTCAAGATCGGGACAGGCTTTGCAGGAACGCCATTCTTGTGCGAGGCTCTTGTCCGTACTGGGCATGTGCAGGTAGCATATGCTGTACTGCTCTGCCAAGAATGCCCCTCATGGCTATACACTGTTAGGTCAGGTGCAACAACCATGTGGGAGCGTTGGGATAGCATGCTACCCAATGGCGACATAAACCCTGGTGAAATGACATCCTTCAATCACTATTGCTTCGGCTCCGTGATAACGTTTTTATATGAGCGTTTAGGGGGCCTGAAATGTCTTGAACCAGGTTGGACAAGAATCCAGTTTGCACCACAGCCCGGTGGTGATATACAATTTGCGAATGCTTATCAAAAGACGCCTTATGGGTTGGCGTCTATACAGTGGTGGGTGGAGGAGGGCAAGTTCTTTATGGAGATTGTTGTTCCAGTTATGACAGAAGCCGAAGTTGTTTTGCCAGATGGTAAGGACGAAGTAAGAATCGTCAAGGCTGGGAAATGGTCTTTTTCTTGCGAGCTTTACGCTCAAGATTGGCCTGTTCTAGCGATTCAAGCTTTTCCAGATGTAGGTCCTACATCTGAGCCTAAGACAGCCCCTTGAGAGATTTCAATGAGCAGATGCAGATTTAGCCCCGCGAGTAGTATTAAAAGCTTTGAGATATACCATTCACCACTAAATACCTGAAAAATGTCTAATGGTGTTGTGTTTAGTAAATAACAATTATGTAAGACTAGATTACCCCTACACCTTCTCGGCCTTTTATTCCATGAGCCTAGTGAAGTGGCCGAAAACGGAGGAAGAAACCACTCAGCTATTGGAGTCTGGCATGCACGGTTGTTGACTCAGGCGAGCTTAGTGCAATGTGGTGGCGCCCTAAGTAGGACAGCTCAACCAATTGCATGATTTTCGTCTTGACCCTCGCTGTCGCCATGGAGTGTGACTTAGCACTCTGTCCAATCGCCTGTTTTACGGATACTAAGAAGCGGGCCACGCATAATCCAAAATCTCAAAAACGGAATCAGAAATGAGTTAGCGTGCTTTCGATTCTGCCACAAGCTGAGGAGGCTATTGGGTTAATTTACCATGATCCAAAGATTCAGACTATTTCATTGGTAGATCGTGCAAATTGAAAGGCGGCTGTTGGCAGGCAAAAAATGTCCTCTCAGTATTTCAGGCCAATAAGGTTAGATGTTGGCGGCGACCCTTGGGGTGGAGCTTAGCAGTAGCGGAGTGAATTTAGTGTCAGCTAGCGTCTGCTCCGCACTCAAGACACACTAGCGTAGCCGTAGGCAGCGGCTGATTGAGCCTGGTTGGTGGGAGCTGGCTAACTGCTTTCTACTGCTGTACCATCTTATAATGTAACATCTAAATAGGAAAGTTTTAGCACAGGGATATCTCGACTACTGAATCCAAGTTCAAGTCGGTTTAGTATGTGCCGAGCTTTTAACGCTGCTAATAACAAACCCTTGCTTTTCGGGTGGTTGTTACAGATCAGACCGAGCAGAGAAAAGTCATTAGTAATTTAGGAGATCGTAGGACTGTTTAGGCCACCCAAGGCTTGTGGGAATACTTAAACATGCATAAGACTAGCTaagaaaggaaaaataactaattaattaccCACAGGCGattaaagtatattttatACAAGGGTAGGTGCAAAAAGTTCCTACCTATACTAGCGCTATactaaaatatattataattaaaatctTTATGCCTTAATTATTAGTTTTACTAGTAAttctattaataatcttttttttatttaaatcATCTTTATTAACCTTGGTAATAATTaggtttttattttttttctataacgtacatgataagcgagcgtcgcaATCCATTTTTCGCCTTAAAAGGAATTTTTTGAACTAGTCTCAAAGAGTCTACTCAGATTTAAATTAGTTcaaattataatataatatacctaagtataatatacttaagtATAAAcattataaaaattatacctattatcTTACTAGagttatattaaaaagtcTATTTACACTGTGCTATgcactgtattttaaggttttatataagaaataaaatagatGAAAATATTTAGAAAATATCTTTTTACATAGTTAAATATACTATAGTTACTTAATCTTATATTTCTTAACTTATAACCTTTTTAgcattttcttttttaacAAAGATTATAAGAGGTATTATTATCTTgaagtatttataaataaatttCCTATAGAACTTATAAATGCTAAGAAATACTtaaatctctttataagTTATACATTTAGgctatttaataataatttaaatcCTTTTTAAATTTATCTTAATACCCTTGGTAATTAAAATAAATCCTAAGAACTTAgttttattttaataaaaggaATACTTAAaagacttaatatataactttatagCCTTTATATACTCTAAGATCTaatttaggtaattaatataatcttCTTTTATCTTTAAGAATATTAAGATTGTTACGATTCGTGCCCGTAACAGCGCtgtaaggcttctataaggCAGCTGTAGCACATCCATGATTGCTTGCATAGCGATTATgtgttgaacaggtgctggggtctcacgtgcaagcagggatactttaagattacagccgaaatggtaaaacctctaaggggtagattcaacagaacacaaNNNNNNNNNNNNNNNNNNNNNNNNNNNNNNNNNNNNNNNNNNNNNNNNNNNNNNNNNNNNNNNNNNNNNNNNNNNNNNNNNNNNNNNNNNNNNNNNNNNNGCTGCAGTCCGGAGTTTCTCTTCTCTATCTCCATCGCTGCGGTAGCGGTGCCTCGCTCGCCCAAGGTCTGTTGGTCGATTAGCGATTGCCGCATgcaattcacatcaatgaaccgaatacacgtaatgtctaACAATTAAGAGTCTCAATTGCATCTCAGCGACCCGCGCACCCAAATGCATACGACTTTCGGTTCATTCTATCACCATGTCGGCCAAACACGCCGAGAGGACCATTAGCTACGCGTCTCCGGAGGATTGGGACTCCTGGTCCAACGAATTCAAGAAACTGGCGCACGCCTACGACCTGTGGCAGTATATTGATCCAACCGATCGTATCCGATGGCCTCAGCGACCAGAACTTCCAGAAATCCGAGACTACCCCAGACAAGCAGATCCGGACGATCCCGATAGTGGCACAATGACGCCCAGCTCAGATTACGTACCGCCCCGGCGAATCGGAGAGTTGACGTCTGAAGGAAGAGCGGAATACGAGCATGATATCAGGATCTACTCTCTGAAAGAAACGGCGTATAGAGAGACGAAGAAACAGGAGCAGAAGCTGGTCGAGTTTGTCCTCAAGACGGTCTCGGCCACGTATCAGAAAACATCCTGCGTCACGGGAGACCGATTAGACAAGTGGTATCAGGAGCTACGAAGATCTGGAGTGGTATACAACGAACGCCTTCGACCCGAAGCGCGCGACAAGTACCACAAAGCCGTACATACAGCCCCGAagatcaacaaactcaacGAGTGGGTCACGGAGTGGGAGACGACCATGGCCGAAGCGATCAGCAAGAAAGTCCCCGATGCCCTCGACGCGCAATGCTGGGCGGAAGACCTGAACCGAGCAATGTATCACGTCCTCCCCAGCTGGGCATCTACTTTCCGACAACACCGACGCCCTCAAATCCTCAACAATTCCCTCAACTATCGAGAGGTCGCTGCCGACATTCGATACGAAGCCAAAATGGCCAACGCTAGCGGAAGGCCGTCAGGAATCAAGAGAGGCGCATTCGCAGCCACATACGGCGCTGCATCCAGGAACGACAGACCTGAAATCACAGACCGCGATAATGACACTATTGAAGTCCAAGGAGACGCCTCAGATTGGGCGACGGACGAAACATCCTATGCACATCGAGATACGCGAGGCCAAGGCCGTGGGCGTAGAGCACGAGGCGGCGGAAGAGGAGTATCAATAAAACGAAAACGAGCAGAGACGACCGTCAATCCGAACCCGGATGGCCCTACTTGTCGAGGATGTTTAGGTTTCCATGACTGGAAAGGCTGCTGGTACTTATTCCCAGCCCAGAAAGCCGAAGGATGGGAGCCCAACCAAGCGATACAACGATTAATAAACGACCGTCTCAAGAACGATACTGGTTTGGTGGAGGAAGTCAAACGATTGTCCAAAAGTAGAGACAGAACCACTCAGGACGAGTGACTTGGGCGGGGTATGGCACACGTCAAGGCAAGCTACCTAGTGATGCACAACTTTATCGCAGCCTTCAACTGTGCCCCCTACCCTCTCAGACattctgccatccttgacTCTGGATCGACAATCCATATCTTCAATGAAGTGTGCAGGTTCCTCAACTACCGACCGGCACCGTCTGGAGACTTCGTCTACGCAGGGGAGTCACCAGTGGCCATTCACGGGTACGGGAACGTGGATATTCGCGttcaaggacctcaaggacCCTCTCTTCTCAGATTGCGAGATGTAGCTCATTGCATAAACTTTGCATGCAATATTGTGTCATACCGCCAGTTGCGGAAAAGGGGCTACTACTGGGATACCAAAGGGAATAACAACCAAATCCGCAGGAAAGATGATTCAATCCTCTGCACATTGACGGATCATTTCGACCAGTACGTACTGGAGTATATCGACAAATCAACAACGGCAGCGGCATTCCTAGCCAAACGGAAACAGTATGATTCGTGGACTAAACGCCCTCCTCGCAGTGGAGACGAAACCTTTTGGCACCTTCGACTTGGACACCCAGGGCCTGAAGCACTCAAGCACCTCGTGGGCCAATGTCGGGGGGTGAAGATCAGAGGGATCTCCACGGTTGAGTGTGATGCTTGTGGAATGGCGAAGGTGAAGCGCCAAGTCCGTCGACAAAGACGAGTTCCACCCGAGAAGGCTGGAATCCGACTCGCTATTGATTTCCACGACATGAGTGGGGATCCAGGCTACACTTCAGCTATGCTGGTCACCGACCGTTACTCTGGCTATATCTGGGACTATTATCTTCCCGATCGAACTGCACCAACGCTTATCGGTGCACTTGAGCATCTACTCAGAACACTAGAGCGACAACTCCAGTGTAGGCCCGAAGTCATCGAGTGTGATAACGAGATCCCGGATAGTCACCAGGTAAGTGACTTCCTCAGTATCAAAAACGGGATGCGCCTAGAGCCCTCCGCGCCATATGCCCAAAGTCAAAATGGCGGCGCAGAGCGCTCGGGGGGTGTGATCAAGGAGAAAGCTCGTGCAATGAGAGCTGGAGCAAAGCTGCCTTCGTTCCTTTGGGTTGAGATCTGGCGCGCTGCCGTATACCTATACAATAGGACACCCAAGTATATCTACAATTGGAAGACGCCATATGAGCGTTTCTACACTTACTTTGCCTTTAGGGACGGCGTGGTTGTCACGGAGCGTAAGCCCGATCAAACACACCTACGCGTGTATGGCTGTAAAGCCTTTGCGATGACGACCGATGCtttgaaaaagaagaatcGGCGACAACGACTCAATCCCCGAGGTTGGATAGGATACCTGGTCGGGTATAACTCGACAAACATCTACAGGGTCTGGAATCCGTTGACCAACAAGGTCATCTCCACTAGAGACGTGATCttcaacgagaaggagacGTTCTCTGGGGATGTCCAACACCTCAAGGATGATTTAAAAGAACTAAACGAGGAAGAACTTATTCAGCATCTCACTGATGCAGAGGTCCCACAGGGATCTAGCATCAATCTGGATGCTTCtacccaagaagaagacgaggaatTAAGCGCCTTGCCTGAAGGACTAGCGTTTGAGCGGGAGGCTGCAAGTTATCCACATAGAGGGTTTGAACGTGATCTCACGATTACGCAGGGTGAGACTGGCAGGACACTAGTCGTAGGAGATCGCAATCGAGAAGAGCCTGACGGGACTGATCACCCCTACACGACCGCTCGATTCACTCCCTACCTGACCCCGGAGACTTGCCCTCTACGGCCTGCTGCCCTTCTGGTCGCTACTATCAGAGAACCTCCCGTGAGGAAGGAGGGGGAAAACCCCCCTCAGTTACGAGCTGCGAAGATGGTGCATGTCCCACCTAGCGCTGGCACTTCCCCGGGACGAGACGGCGCAAATGGAGCCCCTCGTGTCATTTCAACTCCGAGCAGTTACTGGGAGGCCGCATTTAATGCCGGTCGACTCGCATCTGTGAAAGGGACCTGGAATGGCAAGGTGGTGAGTAAGCggaagctcgagaagcaggcGAGCTCGGCCAGCTGCCACCCTGATAGCGGAGAACCTCAGTTTACGGGAAGTCGAGGGGAATCTACTAAGCTGATGGATTCTCCCAATCGCAAAACACAATCTGCAAAGCTGACAGATTTAGGTGACGGCCAACGCCGAATACACCGGCGAGACATGCCAATATTGCCAAAAAGGCATAAAGACCTCAAGAACCATCCACTAGGTGACCTATTCCGCGAGGCAGAAAAGACTCATCTTGAAAGCCATAAAGAAATGCGCTCCTGGCGTGAGGTTCAGAGAGAAGAAGCCGCAGGCAAGGAACTCCTGGACTGCATGTGGGTTTATGTATACAAGTTCGACAAGCACGGATGGTTCACCAAGTGCAAGGCCCGGCTCGTTGTACGAGGCGATCAACAGGCCAAGTCGACACACGAGGATACCTATGCATCCACACTTGCCGGCAGATCTTTCCGAACACTCATGGCTATAGCTGCTCGCTTTGATTTAGAACTTCTCCAGTATGATGTCGTCAACGCCTTTGTCAATGCTGAACTGAAGCAGGACGTCTACATGCGGATGCCCGGAGGCTACCGAAAGCCTGGCCTGGTTCTCAAACTTCAGAAAGCACTATACGGCTTGCGCCAGTCACCACTACTTTGGCAAAAAGAACTAACCACCACCCTTACGAACATTGGGTTCAAGTCTGTACCTCATGAGCCATGCTGTCTCTCGAAAGGAGGAATATTGATATTCTTCTATGTGGACGACCTCATTGTTGCCTACGAGAAGACCAATCAAAAATCGGTCGAATGGACAATAGGCAAGCTTCGAGAAAAATACCAACTCTCTGGAGGAGATACGCTACAGTGGTTTCTTGGAATTGAGATTATTCGCGAACGAAACCAACGTCTGATTTTGCTGTCGCATTGNNNNNNNNNNNNNNNNNNNNNNNNNNNNNNNNNNNNNNNNNNNNNNNNNNNNNNNNNNNNNNNNNNNNNNNNNNNNNNNNNNNNNNNNNNNNNNNNNNNNNNNNNNNNNNNNNNNNNNNNNNNNNNNNNNNNNNNNNNNNNNNNNNNNNNNNNNNNNNNNNNNNNNNNNNNNNNNNNNNNNNNNNNNNNNNNNNNNNNNNNNNNNNNNNNNNNNNNNNNNNNNNNNNNNNNNNNNNNNNNNNNNNNNNNNNNNNNNNNNNNNNNNNNNNNNNNNNNNNNNNNNNNNNNNNNNNNNNNNNNNNNNNNNNNNNNNNNNNNNNNNNNNNNNNNNNNNNNNNNNNNNNNNNNNNNNNNNNNNNNNNNNNNNNNNNNNNNNNNNNNNNNNNNNNNNNNNNNNNNNNNNNNNNNNNNNNNNNNNNNNNNNNNNNNNNNNNNNNNNNNNNNNNNNNNNNNNNNNNNNNNNNNNNNNNNNNNNNNNNNNNNNNNNNNNNNNNNNNNNNNNN
The Fusarium oxysporum f. sp. lycopersici 4287 chromosome 15, whole genome shotgun sequence DNA segment above includes these coding regions:
- a CDS encoding hypothetical protein (At least one base has a quality score < 10) → MFSFTARQVWSCFCATTAFAATVEPITSPIVAKGPACVTNNGAVQVTADCVDSTYNTAIIDAEQDFATPVAHRRVSGHFSGTNIDFNIYLPESGWDGRFFQMVYPLQNSTAEDHEIGFGADSGGYTNHVAGGGGYRADAAVAKLSRTIAARYYKSDRKIYGYIYGASGGSMVTVGAVENTFDVWQGAIPIVQAITVSNPNNFCIRAMASLVLESQKEKIRNSNY
- a CDS encoding hypothetical protein (At least one base has a quality score < 10) encodes the protein MVLVDVQVANVHFQHHQPQYSLGLDDPRPRVSWILVTENTFIQTAYEIEITQHPPTSTTQNDVAITQNRQTCFKIESSASQLVPWPDKNSLKPRQRISIRIRAFDGQNVTSWSQGTFYETGLMTRENWACQRISSAQLVQGSSSSQQEQLLCKAFGTRSCPITRARLYVVVQGVYEAELNGHRVSDDFLAPGWTVYDNRIRYQTYDVAALLKSSHQNCLGFRLADGWFCGRLGFFGGQQHRWGPFSTLMAQLEITYEDGTVDSVISDSSWYSIPGPATKAELYDGEKYDANLAIRHWSSESPSADAGWESVTVLDPLPASVGLVSGCSEPVRRVETIRPVKLITTPSNKTVVDFGQNLVGYVRIKGIKGPKHHKIELRHAEVLEHGELGLRPLRFCEATDVYICDGDASAHSWEPKFTFHGFRYCQIDGMAHDSTPLDLVEAVVCHTDMRAVGDFSCSNENLNKLFSNARWSTKGNFLSIPSDCPQRDERLGWTGDIAQFAPAAVKLFDCHGFLEDWMVDVGYDQDCRKGIPAYVTPNIFGEDVGIWNLPLPVAIWHDVVVLVPWALYMASGDTQILSDNYDSMKRWIESIPRDDKAQRRLWARESFQLGDWLDPTAPPEQPMAGSTDPILVADAFLTRSLDLMARVATALNKLQDAQCYALAAVDCRQEFLEEYVSPRGRISSDSQTAYALAICFELVSNDQLSYAGQRLATIMRRNQFKIGTGFAGTPFLCEALVRTGHVQVAYAVLLCQECPSWLYTVRSGATTMWERWDSMLPNGDINPGEMTSFNHYCFGSVITFLYERLGGLKCLEPGWTRIQFAPQPGGDIQFANAYQKTPYGLASIQWWVEEGKFFMEIVVPVMTEAEVVLPDGKDEVRIVKAGKWSFSCELYAQDWPVLAIQAFPDVGPTSEPKTAP